The window AGCTGGCATTGTAGTTGTTGCAGCTAGCTAAACCGCTCATAGTGTTGTTCGTGAATTGTGCTGTAATGCGTGTATTTCTCAAAGGAGAACTGCGTGCATTTGCAGTTCCCCAAGAAACTAGCGTCCAAGATGTACCATTCAAGCTGCGCTGCATAATTTTACCGTTGAAAACGGCAGAATTTTCTGTAGGATTTGAGGCGGCGATCGCTAATTTTGCCCCTTCACTTCTATAAGCTATTGGCAGACATAAAAAACAGGCAGATAACAGTATAAGTGTGATTTTATATTGATGTTTTCTAATCATCTCTATGCTTGTGATTTTAGAGTACTACCTCTCATTTTAACCACTCTATTGTAAAGAAAATTAAATTTTTTTGGAAGAAATTCTAAACTTTTATGTTGGCCATTAAATAGGCAGTTACACTTATCTTAACATCTCAAATATATCGCACGCTAGCAATCAGCCAAAAGGAATAATTATTATGACATTCAGAATTCTAAGTTTGGATGGCGGTGGAATGCGTGGAGTCATCTCTGCACGCATACTCAAAGAAGTTGAAAGCCAACTTCAGGAACGTAAAGGCTTAGCTTTAC is drawn from Aerosakkonema funiforme FACHB-1375 and contains these coding sequences:
- a CDS encoding META domain-containing protein: MIRKHQYKITLILLSACFLCLPIAYRSEGAKLAIAASNPTENSAVFNGKIMQRSLNGTSWTLVSWGTANARSSPLRNTRITAQFTNNTMSGLASCNNYNASYQTNGNNLTVNSPATTRKACSPDIMRQESEYLAALQSAQRYRITNNNQLQIFYRVNGSRGLMTFRQQ